From the genome of Deltaproteobacteria bacterium, one region includes:
- a CDS encoding NUDIX hydrolase gives MTRVEPDPERRERRERPLVGVGAVILSDDLGQVLLVERGRPPAVGSWSVPGGLVERGESLRRACEREVAEETGLAVELGEVVKVLERVLRDARGEVEYHYIIVDFLGRVRSGELAPASDVRDARWVPCTDLGGLPTTQGLKSVVARSQEVARGEPPRTPLFDELLGP, from the coding sequence GTGACGCGCGTGGAGCCGGACCCCGAGCGCCGCGAACGGAGGGAGCGCCCCCTCGTCGGAGTGGGCGCCGTGATCCTCTCCGACGACCTAGGCCAGGTCCTGCTCGTCGAGCGCGGCCGCCCTCCCGCCGTCGGGAGCTGGAGTGTTCCCGGCGGGCTCGTGGAGCGTGGCGAGAGCCTGCGGCGCGCTTGCGAGCGCGAGGTCGCCGAGGAAACGGGGCTCGCGGTCGAGCTCGGCGAGGTAGTGAAGGTCCTCGAACGCGTGCTCCGCGACGCGCGCGGAGAGGTCGAGTACCACTACATCATCGTGGACTTCCTGGGCCGCGTACGCAGCGGGGAGCTCGCCCCCGCCTCGGACGTGCGCGACGCACGCTGGGTGCCGTGCACGGACCTGGGAGGACTTCCCACCACGCAGGGGCTGAAATCCGTCGTCGCGCGCAGTCAGGAGGTCGCGCGCGGCGAGCCTCCCCGGACGCCACTCTTCGACGAGCTGCTCGGCCCGTGA
- the nth gene encoding endonuclease III — protein sequence MPPSPTPKRAPSPTKKKASASGAASRAARTGPAAPSKKPAPVVTPERLSFLFATLDRLYPQAATALTHENPLQLLVATILSAQCTDERVNQVTPRLFATYPDARALAEAEPEALEGIIHSTGFFRAKAKSIRGACRLLCDRHEGKVPHEMSALLELPGVARKTANVVLGSAFGISSGVVVDTHVARLSGRLGLSHHTDPAKIEADLMALVPRERWIGFAHQLILHGRAVCAARKPACSRCALAPHCPSAEVGS from the coding sequence ATGCCCCCGAGCCCGACGCCCAAACGAGCCCCGTCCCCGACGAAGAAGAAGGCTTCCGCCTCCGGCGCGGCTTCGCGCGCGGCGCGGACCGGCCCTGCTGCCCCGTCGAAGAAACCCGCCCCGGTCGTGACCCCCGAGCGCCTCTCGTTCCTCTTCGCCACGCTCGACCGCCTCTACCCCCAGGCCGCGACCGCCCTGACCCACGAGAACCCCCTGCAGCTCCTCGTGGCCACGATCCTCTCCGCCCAGTGCACCGACGAGCGCGTGAATCAGGTGACGCCCCGGCTCTTCGCCACCTATCCGGACGCTCGTGCCCTGGCCGAGGCCGAGCCCGAGGCCCTCGAGGGGATCATTCACTCCACGGGGTTCTTTCGCGCCAAGGCCAAGTCGATTCGCGGCGCGTGCCGCCTCCTCTGCGACCGGCACGAAGGCAAGGTCCCCCACGAGATGAGCGCCCTGCTCGAGCTGCCCGGCGTCGCGCGCAAGACCGCCAACGTCGTCCTCGGCTCCGCCTTCGGCATCTCCTCGGGGGTGGTCGTGGACACCCACGTCGCGCGCCTCTCCGGCCGACTGGGTCTCAGCCACCACACGGACCCCGCCAAGATCGAGGCAGACCTGATGGCGCTCGTGCCCAGGGAGCGCTGGATCGGCTTCGCCCACCAGCTCATCCTGCACGGACGCGCGGTCTGCGCCGCCCGCAAGCCCGCCTGCTCGCGCTGCGCACTCGCGCCGCACTGCCCGAGCGCCGAGGTCGGGTCGTGA
- a CDS encoding FAD-binding protein → MPDVKSKLEQLLGPRRALYAPEAIERYATDESGLGAFPPDVVALPESTGEVIEVLRLAALDRISVTPRGLGTGMTGGALAVEGGILLSLERLNRVKELDPENLLAVVEPGVITGELQAQVEAQGLFYPPDPASLASCSLGGNVAENAGGPRAFKYGVTREYVLGLELVRMGGQRLFAGRRTVKGVTGFDLVALVVGSEGTLAVVSEITLKLLPKPQAVATFLARFADVVRAGAAVSELIRLGFRPRTLELMDQHVVEHLRLMGRFAVPAGRSAFLLVELDGDATGLDAQLDAAAAGCERLGAQEILVATDEVRRRQLWEMRRMASPSLKERHKVKVSEDIVVPRAAIPEILRRLDALAVEHDLTIATFGHAGDGNLHVNLLADDEARRGTLEPVLESIFKNALELGGTLSGEHGIGLAKRRFMPLEQPPELLELQRSVKRVFDPEGLLNPGKLFP, encoded by the coding sequence ATGCCCGACGTGAAGAGCAAGCTCGAGCAGCTCCTGGGTCCGCGCCGCGCGCTCTACGCGCCGGAGGCGATCGAGCGGTACGCGACCGACGAGTCAGGGCTCGGGGCCTTCCCCCCCGACGTGGTGGCGCTTCCCGAAAGCACGGGCGAGGTGATCGAGGTGCTTCGCCTGGCCGCGCTCGACCGCATTTCCGTGACGCCGCGCGGCCTCGGGACGGGGATGACGGGGGGCGCGCTCGCCGTGGAGGGGGGGATTCTGCTCTCGCTCGAGCGGCTGAACCGGGTGAAGGAGCTCGACCCCGAGAACCTGCTCGCCGTGGTGGAGCCGGGGGTGATCACCGGCGAGCTCCAGGCTCAGGTCGAGGCGCAGGGGCTCTTCTATCCGCCCGACCCGGCGAGTCTCGCGAGCTGCTCGCTCGGCGGCAACGTCGCGGAGAACGCGGGGGGGCCGCGAGCCTTCAAGTACGGTGTGACGCGCGAGTACGTGCTCGGCCTCGAGCTCGTGCGCATGGGCGGACAGCGCCTCTTCGCGGGCCGCCGGACGGTGAAGGGGGTGACCGGGTTCGACCTCGTGGCGCTGGTCGTCGGGAGCGAGGGGACTCTGGCGGTGGTCTCGGAGATCACGCTGAAGCTCTTGCCCAAGCCCCAGGCGGTGGCCACTTTCCTGGCGCGCTTCGCAGACGTGGTGCGCGCGGGGGCGGCGGTCTCCGAGCTGATCCGGCTGGGCTTTCGGCCCCGCACGCTCGAGCTGATGGATCAGCACGTGGTGGAGCACCTGCGGCTGATGGGGCGCTTCGCCGTCCCCGCGGGGAGGTCGGCCTTCCTGCTCGTGGAGCTGGATGGGGACGCGACGGGGCTCGACGCGCAGCTCGACGCCGCGGCGGCGGGGTGCGAGCGGCTCGGCGCCCAGGAGATCCTGGTGGCCACCGACGAGGTCCGGCGCCGGCAGCTCTGGGAGATGCGCCGCATGGCCAGCCCATCGCTGAAGGAGCGACACAAGGTGAAGGTCTCGGAGGACATCGTGGTGCCGCGGGCGGCGATCCCCGAGATCCTGCGCCGCCTGGACGCGCTGGCGGTGGAGCACGACCTGACCATCGCGACCTTCGGACACGCGGGCGACGGCAACCTGCACGTGAACCTCTTGGCCGACGACGAGGCCCGGCGCGGAACGCTGGAGCCCGTTCTAGAATCGATATTCAAGAACGCTCTAGAGCTCGGGGGAACCCTCTCCGGCGAGCACGGCATCGGGCTGGCGAAGCGGCGCTTCATGCCCCTCGAGCAGCCCCCCGAGCTCCTCGAGCTGCAGCGGTCGGTGAAGCGGGTCTTCGACCCCGAAGGGCTGCTGAACCCGGGGAAGCTCTTTCCGTAG
- a CDS encoding NAD(P)(+) transhydrogenase (Re/Si-specific) subunit beta, producing MDLQAVIRLIYLFAAALFILGLHKMNSPATARAGNRLSAFGMLVAVLATAVMLGRQHASTTGWIIVGGGTLLGGGVGALLALRVPMTSMPEMVSLFNAVGGGAAALVAVEEFRHLAGLGTVIPAVTSVTTVLGGVIGAMTFTGSIVAFGKLQGFLPGRPLTFPGYRLLNGALALGVLGAFGYELAAGPHVPILFGATGLACLLGVLTVTPIGGGDMPVVISLLNSFTGTAAAMAGFVINNSVLIIAGALVGASGMILTQLMSKAMNRSLGNVLFGAFGTGDGDAGGATVKSAGGGAVREVSAEDVATAMGYARKVIVVPGYGMAVAQAQHAIRELAELLEQRGVQVRYAIHPVAGRMPGHMNVLLAEANVPYPQLVEMEEINPEFKTTDVALVVGANDIINPAARNDPSSPIYGMPILDVDQAAHIVINKRSMRSGFAGIDNELFTNPKTGMLFGDSKDALTKVIEAVKAL from the coding sequence CCCCGGCCACCGCGCGCGCGGGCAACCGGCTCTCGGCGTTCGGCATGCTCGTGGCCGTGCTGGCCACGGCCGTGATGCTCGGCCGGCAGCACGCCTCCACGACCGGCTGGATCATCGTCGGCGGGGGGACGCTCCTCGGCGGGGGAGTGGGCGCGCTGCTCGCGCTCCGCGTGCCGATGACCTCCATGCCCGAGATGGTGAGCCTCTTCAACGCCGTCGGCGGAGGCGCGGCGGCGCTCGTGGCCGTGGAGGAGTTTCGTCACCTCGCGGGGCTCGGGACGGTGATCCCCGCCGTCACGAGCGTGACCACCGTCCTCGGCGGCGTGATCGGAGCCATGACCTTCACCGGGTCGATCGTCGCCTTCGGCAAGCTCCAGGGTTTTCTCCCCGGACGGCCGCTCACCTTCCCCGGCTACCGTCTCCTGAACGGCGCGCTGGCGCTCGGCGTCCTCGGGGCGTTCGGCTACGAGCTCGCGGCGGGTCCCCACGTCCCGATCCTCTTCGGCGCCACGGGGCTGGCCTGCCTCCTCGGCGTGCTCACCGTGACCCCCATCGGCGGCGGCGACATGCCCGTCGTCATCTCGCTGCTCAACTCGTTCACCGGCACCGCGGCCGCGATGGCCGGCTTCGTGATCAATAACTCCGTCCTGATCATCGCCGGCGCCCTCGTCGGTGCCTCGGGGATGATCCTCACCCAGCTCATGTCCAAGGCCATGAACCGCTCGCTCGGCAACGTGCTCTTCGGCGCGTTCGGAACCGGCGACGGGGACGCGGGCGGTGCGACGGTCAAGAGCGCCGGCGGCGGCGCGGTGCGCGAGGTCTCCGCGGAGGACGTGGCCACCGCCATGGGGTACGCCCGCAAGGTGATCGTGGTCCCCGGCTACGGCATGGCGGTGGCCCAGGCCCAGCACGCGATCCGCGAGCTGGCCGAGCTCCTCGAACAGCGCGGCGTGCAGGTGCGGTACGCGATCCATCCCGTGGCCGGACGGATGCCCGGGCACATGAACGTCCTGCTGGCCGAGGCCAACGTCCCCTACCCGCAGCTCGTCGAGATGGAGGAGATCAACCCCGAGTTCAAGACCACCGACGTCGCGCTGGTCGTGGGTGCCAACGACATCATCAACCCCGCGGCGCGCAACGACCCGTCGAGCCCCATCTACGGCATGCCCATCCTCGACGTGGACCAGGCCGCACACATCGTGATCAACAAGCGCTCGATGCGCTCGGGCTTCGCCGGCATCGACAACGAGCTCTTCACCAACCCGAAGACCGGCATGCTCTTCGGCGACTCGAAGGACGCGCTGACCAAGGTGATCGAGGCCGTGAAGGCCCTCTGA